From a region of the Triticum aestivum cultivar Chinese Spring chromosome 7D, IWGSC CS RefSeq v2.1, whole genome shotgun sequence genome:
- the LOC123169611 gene encoding L-gulonolactone oxidase 2 — translation MAERSRALTFLLLGLFLGLAGSSPPPEPVECARGTSDCTVTNVYGSFPDRTICRAANATFPRTEKELVAAVAAAAASKRKVKVATRHSHSFTKLACPGGRDGTIISTERLNKTVSVDAAKGLMTVESGMVLKDLIQAAAAAGLALPHSPYWYGLTIGGLLATGAHGSSLRGKGSAVHEYVVGMRIVTPAPASQGFAVVRELSVGDPDLDAVKVSLGVLGVVSQVTLALQPMFKRSVTFEKRDDTDFASQAAMWGGLYEFGDMAWLPRQGKVIYRKDDRVPVSTKGNGLNDYLGFRSNPTLALITARATEEHLEEDGSDIARCLAARAPSVLFELQAYGFTNDGSFFTGWPVVGFQNRIQASGTCISSPEDGLLSSCTWDPRIRSPFFYNSGFSVALSKAPAFIAEMQKLRDLKPRAFCGLDAKLGVLLRYVRASSAYLGKSEDSIDFDVTYYRSYTEGEPRANSDVVDEIEQLALRKYGAVPHWGKNRNFVFDGVIAKYPKAAEFLKVKARYDPDGIFSSEWSDQVLGIKGSPNIVEKGCAIEGLCVCSKDSHCAPEKGYFCRPGTVFSEARVCLTRAAFGDESDDLLEEQ, via the exons ATGGCGGAACGTAGCAGGGCGCTTACATTTCTCCTCTTGGGGCTCTTCCTCGGCCTCGCCGGATCCAGCCCGCCGCCGGAGCCAGTGGAGTGCGCCCGCGGCACGTCGGACTGCACCGTCACCAACGTGTACGGCTCCTTCCCGGACCGCACCATCTGCCGCGCGGCCAACGCCACGTTCCCGCGCACCGAGAAGGAGCTCGTGGCCGCCGtggctgccgccgccgcgtccaagCGCAAGGTTAAGGTGGCCACCAGGCACTCCCACAGCTTCACCAAGCTGGCCTGCCCCGGCGGCCGCGACGGCACGATCATCAGCACGGAGCGGCTCAACAAGACGGTGAGCGTCGACGCTGCCAAGGGGCTGATGACGGTGGAGAGCGGCATGGTGCTCAAGGACCTAATCCAGGCGGCCGCCGCGGCGGGGCTCGCGCTGCCGCACTCGCCCTACTGGTACGGACTCACCATCGGGGGCCTCCTCGCCACGGGTGCCCACGGCAGCTCGCTGCGGGGCAAGGGCAGCGCCGTGCACGAGTacgtggtagggatgaggatcgtcACGCCCGCACCGGCCAGCCAGGGTTTTGCCGTGGTCAGGGAGCTCAGCGTCGgggaccccgacctcgacgccgtcaAGGTTTCCCTCGGCGTCCTCGGCGTCGTGTCCCAG GTTACGCTAGCCTTGCAGCCGATGTTCAAGCGGTCGGTGACGTTTGAAAAGCGCGACGACACGGACTTCGCGTCGCAGGCGGCCATGTGGGGAGGGCTGTACGAGTTCGGCGACATGGCTTGGCTGCCGCGGCAAGGCAAGGTGATCTACCGCAAGGACGATCGCGTGCCCGTCTCGACCAAGGGCAACGGCCTCAACGACTATCTCGGCTTTCGATCCAACCCGACGCTCGCGCTCATCACCGCCAGAGCCACGGAGGAGCAcctggaggaggacggcagcgacaTCGCCAGGTGCCTGGCGGCGCGGGCGCCGTCCGTGCTGTTCGAGCTGCAGGCCTACGGCTTCACCAACGACGGCTCATTCTTCACAGGGTGGCCGGTGGTGGGGTTCCAGAACCGCATCCAGGCGTCCGGCACGTGCATCAGCAGCCCGGAGGACGGCCTCCTCTCCTCCTGCACGTGGGACCCACGCATCCGGAGCCCCTTCTTCTACAACTCCGGCTTCAGCGTGGCGCTCTCGAAGGCGCCGGCGTTCATCGCCGAGATGCAGAAGCTCCGCGACCTCAAGCCGCGCGCCTTCTGCGGCCTCGACGCCAAGCTCGGCGTGCTCCTTCGCTACGTCAGGGCCTCTTCCGCTTACCTCGGGAAATCTGAGGACTcgatcgacttcgacgtcacctaCTACCGGAGCTACACTGAAGGCGAGCCACGCGCTAACTCCGACGTGGTCGACGAGATCGAGCAGCTGGCGTTGCGCAAGTACGGCGCCGTCCCACACTGGGGCAAGAACCGCAACTTCGTCTTCGACGGCGTCATCGCCAAGTACCCCAAGGCCGCTGAGTTCCTCAAGGTGAAGGCCAGGTACGACCCCGACGGGATCTTCTCCAGCGAGTGGAGCGACCAGGTGCTCGGCATCAAAGGGAGCCCCAACATCGTCGAGAAAGGGTGCGCCATTGAAGGGCTCTGcgtctgctccaaggactcgcactgcGCGCCAGAGAAGGGCTACTTCTGCCGGCCGGGAACGGTGTTCTCGGAGGCGAGGGTCTGCTTGACCCGGGCCGCTTTCGGCGACGAAAGCGACGACCTTCTGGAGGAACAGTAA